The sequence ATCCATTGCAGTAAATTTGAGCGATTTAGCGGCTATGGGAGCAGCTAAACCGCTCTATTGTCTTGTGGGGCTGGGGCTTCCGGCAAAAACTCCTTTTGATTTTGTGGATAAATTATACACAGGCATGCTTTTTGCCTCAAAAAAGTATAATTTGAAGATAGTTGGCGGAGATACGGTTTCAACTAAAAAAGGCATTGTAATTTCAATCACTTTAATAGGTGAAATTGAGCCGAAATATGTTTTAAAAAGGTCCTGTGCAAAAGTTGGGGATGTTTTAGTCGTAAATGCTCCTTTTGGCGACTCCGGGGCGGGGCTTTTTCTTCTTAAAAAAGGGCTAAAAGGAGCTTCTAAGGACGAAAAGTATTTAATAAAAAAGCACCTGTTACCTATACCGAGGCTAAAAGAGGCAAGTTTACTGGCGCACAGCGGAAAAATCACGAGCCTGATTGATTCATCTGACGGCCTTGCCACATCCGTGAAGTTTATTACAGAAGAAAGCAAAGTCGGTGCAAAAATACATCTAGAAAATATTCCCATTTCAAATCAATTAAAAAAAATATGCAAAAAAAATAAAAGTTTGGATCCTTATGATTTTGCTTTAAACGGCGGGGAAGATTATGAGCTTGTGTACACGGCTAGACCTAAGGACTTAGCAGTACTTAGAAAAATAATGCCTTCTATTCAAGTCATAGGTGAAATAACTTTAAAAAAAGGTATAAAATACTATCTAAATGGAAGAAAAAAAGAGATTAAAAAAACAGGTTTTCAGCATTTTAAATAAGAAAACTTTAATAACTGAATCGCCAGACGAAACTGTCAGTTTAGGGATGGATTTCAGCAGGGTTTTGAAATCCGGAGATATTGTTTTTTTAAAAGGCGAGCTTGGGAGCGGTAAAACAACATTTGTAAAAGGTGTTGCAAAGGGTTTAGGTATAAAAAAGATAGTGCGCAGTTCAAGTTTTATTCTAGTCAGCGAATATGACTATGGAGTCCCCACGGGCATGCCCGTGGTACCAAAATCTTTTCCCCGCCCGCTCCCCCTTCTTGCTTTCGCAAGAAAGCAGGGGGAGCGAAAAAGGCGGGGGACGGAATCCCTCATTCATCCACGTGCATGCGACTTCGGCTATTCATTACAATGGAGTCCCGCTCAGCGGGGCACGTGGTTTTCTAACCAGCGGGATAAAAAAGGAAAAATGTTTCATATTGATCTTTACCGGCTTAAAGGAAACAACGATTTGGAAAGTCTCGGGCTTGAGGAATTTTTATTTAGCGATGGGATTTGCTTTGTAGAATGGGCAGATAAAATAAAAAAAGTAACTGTTCAACATGGATACGAAATAGATTTCAAGTGGCTTGACGATAATAAAAGAAAAATAATTATTAAAAAACGTGTAAAAGTTTAGAAAGTTATGAAAGTTAAATGCTTTTCAAGTCTTTAACTTTCAAACCTTTACACTTTCTAAACTTTCATAACGACATTGGAATAATATGAGAATCTTAGCAATTGAAACATCGGGGGCGACATTCAGCCTGGCATTGGCGGAAAATAACCGGATTATTCTGGAAAAATTCTGGAAATCTGCGTTAAAACATTCCGAAAAATTGATTCCTGCTTTAAAACAGCTGTTGAAAAAAGCTAAGTGGAAG is a genomic window of Elusimicrobiota bacterium containing:
- the thiL gene encoding thiamine-phosphate kinase, with translation MGDDAFVADIRKGYSLVATKDMLIENVHFKTLWTTPFEIGYKSIAVNLSDLAAMGAAKPLYCLVGLGLPAKTPFDFVDKLYTGMLFASKKYNLKIVGGDTVSTKKGIVISITLIGEIEPKYVLKRSCAKVGDVLVVNAPFGDSGAGLFLLKKGLKGASKDEKYLIKKHLLPIPRLKEASLLAHSGKITSLIDSSDGLATSVKFITEESKVGAKIHLENIPISNQLKKICKKNKSLDPYDFALNGGEDYELVYTARPKDLAVLRKIMPSIQVIGEITLKKGIKYYLNGRKKEIKKTGFQHFK
- a CDS encoding tRNA (adenosine(37)-N6)-threonylcarbamoyltransferase complex ATPase subunit type 1 TsaE, with the translated sequence MEEKKRLKKQVFSILNKKTLITESPDETVSLGMDFSRVLKSGDIVFLKGELGSGKTTFVKGVAKGLGIKKIVRSSSFILVSEYDYGVPTGMPVVPKSFPRPLPLLAFARKQGERKRRGTESLIHPRACDFGYSLQWSPAQRGTWFSNQRDKKGKMFHIDLYRLKGNNDLESLGLEEFLFSDGICFVEWADKIKKVTVQHGYEIDFKWLDDNKRKIIIKKRVKV